A single genomic interval of Gammaproteobacteria bacterium harbors:
- a CDS encoding S8/S53 family peptidase, whose protein sequence is MIRVGVLDSGINDATRRRVLHAADFPPFGQDVGQTRGGARDRLGHGSGIAAVIIRSAAAQLLDARIFFDDLRTSAAQAASGIDWLLEQQVRVINLSFGLREDRTALRNACARARARGVVLVAASPARGEPVFPAAYEDVIRATGDARCAQDQHSWLGTAQADFGAHVKAPEARIAGASIGCAHVCAAIAAWLALNPRASREELVAALIDSAAFRGPERRR, encoded by the coding sequence GTGATCCGTGTCGGCGTGCTCGACAGCGGCATAAATGACGCCACGCGCCGGCGCGTGCTGCACGCCGCCGACTTCCCGCCCTTTGGCCAGGACGTCGGACAGACACGAGGCGGCGCCCGCGACCGGCTCGGTCATGGCAGCGGGATCGCGGCAGTGATCATCCGCAGCGCCGCTGCACAATTGCTCGATGCGCGGATATTCTTCGACGATCTGCGCACCAGCGCGGCCCAAGCCGCGAGCGGCATCGACTGGCTGCTGGAGCAGCAGGTGCGGGTGATCAACCTGAGCTTTGGCTTGCGCGAGGATCGCACCGCGCTGCGCAATGCCTGTGCCCGCGCCCGTGCCCGCGGCGTGGTGCTGGTGGCAGCCTCGCCGGCGCGTGGCGAGCCGGTGTTTCCCGCCGCCTACGAGGACGTGATCCGTGCCACCGGCGATGCGCGCTGCGCGCAGGATCAGCATTCATGGCTGGGCACCGCGCAAGCCGACTTCGGCGCTCATGTAAAGGCGCCCGAGGCGCGCATCGCCGGCGCCAGCATCGGTTGCGCCCATGTGTGCGCGGCGATCGCCGCATGGCTGGCGCTGAACCCGCGGGCTTCCCGTGAAGAGCTGGTCGCGGCCCTGATCGACAGCGCCGCCTTTCGCGGCCCCGAGCGTCGCCGCTAA